In one window of Campylobacter hepaticus DNA:
- a CDS encoding GatB/YqeY domain-containing protein yields the protein MTLKEQILNDIKEAMKQKDDFKRDSLRNLNAAFKQVEVDERIELDNERIYKIIASEIKKRQDAKELYLKANRDDLAQKEEREITLFKIYLPRQLSDEELNVFLKEIIAQLGVESLKDQGLVMKEAKAKLGSSVEGRRLNLMLRELLQ from the coding sequence ATGACTCTAAAAGAACAAATTTTAAATGATATTAAAGAAGCTATGAAGCAAAAAGATGATTTTAAAAGAGATAGTTTAAGAAATTTAAATGCTGCTTTTAAACAAGTAGAAGTGGATGAAAGAATAGAGCTTGATAATGAGAGAATCTATAAAATTATAGCAAGTGAAATCAAAAAACGTCAAGATGCAAAAGAGCTTTATTTGAAAGCAAACCGTGATGATTTAGCTCAAAAAGAAGAACGAGAAATCACACTTTTTAAAATATATTTGCCCAGACAATTAAGCGATGAAGAATTAAATGTGTTTTTAAAAGAAATTATAGCACAATTAGGAGTTGAGTCTTTAAAAGATCAGGGTTTGGTTATGAAAGAAGCTAAGGCTAAGTTAGGATCAAGTGTAGAAGGCAGGAGGCTAAATTTAATGCTTAGAGAACTTTTACAATAA
- a CDS encoding bifunctional 3,4-dihydroxy-2-butanone 4-phosphate synthase/GTP cyclohydrolase II, with amino-acid sequence MNFVSVEQAIKDLQEGKMLVMVDAEDRENEGDLIFAAQFSTQEKVNFMIKEARGVVCVALDENLAQKFELPLMVPQNTSNHETAFTITVDAKNATTGVSAYERNMTIQLFANDNATVNDFVRPGHINPLIAKKGGVLERTGHTEGTVDLCKLACLKEACVICEIVKDDGSMARRIDLENFCQKHGLNMIAVSDLIEYRLKHESLIRLEEKSESILAGFKAQKFIFRDHNQTQHIAFCFKDIKKCENVKFHISGSDFELLTSDKFSKLLDQIRFLSEEGGIIVFMQGEKSSATQYKNYGIGAQILRYFGIEEIKLLSQSCDKDYIALKGFGLNLKACNFN; translated from the coding sequence ATGAATTTTGTTAGTGTAGAACAAGCAATAAAAGATTTACAAGAAGGAAAAATGCTTGTTATGGTGGATGCAGAAGATAGAGAAAATGAAGGGGATTTGATTTTTGCGGCTCAATTTAGCACTCAAGAAAAGGTTAATTTTATGATTAAAGAGGCTCGTGGTGTGGTTTGTGTAGCTTTAGATGAAAATTTAGCGCAAAAATTTGAACTTCCTTTAATGGTACCTCAAAATACTTCAAATCATGAAACCGCATTTACTATCACTGTAGATGCAAAAAATGCTACAACAGGTGTGAGTGCTTATGAAAGAAATATGACTATACAGCTTTTTGCAAATGATAATGCTACAGTTAATGATTTTGTACGTCCAGGTCATATTAATCCTTTAATCGCTAAAAAGGGTGGGGTTTTAGAACGTACAGGACATACTGAAGGAACGGTTGATCTTTGTAAATTGGCATGCTTAAAAGAAGCTTGTGTGATTTGTGAGATTGTAAAAGATGATGGTAGTATGGCAAGAAGGATAGATTTAGAAAATTTTTGTCAAAAGCATGGTTTAAATATGATAGCTGTAAGTGATCTTATTGAGTATCGTTTAAAACATGAAAGTCTTATTAGGCTTGAAGAAAAAAGTGAAAGTATTTTGGCTGGTTTTAAGGCGCAAAAATTTATTTTTCGCGATCATAATCAAACTCAGCACATAGCTTTTTGTTTTAAAGATATAAAAAAATGTGAAAATGTAAAATTTCATATTAGTGGGAGTGATTTTGAGCTTTTAACTTCAGATAAATTTTCAAAACTTTTAGATCAAATTCGTTTTCTTAGTGAAGAAGGTGGAATTATAGTCTTTATGCAAGGAGAAAAGTCAAGTGCTACCCAATATAAAAATTACGGGATAGGGGCTCAAATTTTAAGATATTTTGGTATAGAAGAAATTAAGCTTTTATCTCAAAGTTGTGATAAAGATTATATAGCTTTAAAAGGTTTTGGTTTAAATCTTAAAGCATGCAATTTTAATTAA
- a CDS encoding tyrosine-type recombinase/integrase, with protein sequence MLKCKTDFMCSNFLEDMKMSKKIYTVRNDILYVDVQLNNKRYRFSTGKKASLSNIDWLCKNINQVIIEHEELKSRPKFCEKNKNYLYDFAMQSFERNMNSRREFTTMEYKAMFLKHIYPYFKNKLMEDIKPVDIAWWQSELVNQGLSSKRVRNIRIVLSFLYNEAIRLNLTSLTHNPCTLAGKIPNANKRKDKIKPFNLDEVKRILSKSDEEFRQMLIILFFTGLRTGEILALKWSDLDLKNAKLCIERNLRRGKITLTKTENSDRVIDLMEPVINAFEFLKLNYKKHDEFIFVNSKNEIFYDGSFFAKKFKKIVRKAGITGNRLFYWTRHSFASIMIEAKMNINWIAKMMGHSSAAITLEKYSRYVESKNNDLDSFAKKILVS encoded by the coding sequence ATGTTAAAATGTAAAACCGATTTTATGTGCTCTAATTTTTTAGAGGATATGAAAATGAGTAAAAAAATTTATACTGTGAGAAATGATATCTTGTATGTGGATGTACAACTAAACAATAAGCGTTATCGTTTTAGCACAGGAAAAAAGGCTAGTTTATCTAATATTGATTGGCTTTGTAAAAATATAAATCAAGTGATCATTGAGCATGAAGAATTAAAAAGCCGTCCAAAATTTTGTGAAAAAAATAAAAACTATCTTTATGATTTTGCTATGCAATCTTTTGAAAGAAATATGAATTCTAGAAGAGAATTTACCACGATGGAATACAAGGCTATGTTTTTAAAACATATTTATCCATATTTTAAAAATAAATTAATGGAGGATATTAAGCCTGTAGACATTGCTTGGTGGCAAAGTGAGCTAGTTAATCAAGGACTTAGTTCTAAAAGAGTTAGAAATATAAGAATTGTCTTATCGTTTTTATACAATGAGGCTATAAGACTTAATTTAACATCTTTGACGCATAATCCTTGCACTTTGGCTGGTAAAATTCCTAATGCAAATAAGAGAAAAGATAAAATTAAACCTTTTAATTTAGATGAAGTTAAAAGGATTTTGTCTAAAAGCGATGAAGAGTTTAGACAAATGCTAATAATTTTATTTTTCACAGGCTTAAGAACGGGAGAAATCTTAGCGCTTAAATGGTCAGATCTTGATTTAAAAAATGCAAAATTATGTATTGAAAGAAATCTTAGAAGAGGTAAAATAACTCTAACAAAAACCGAAAATTCAGATAGGGTTATTGATCTTATGGAGCCTGTAATAAATGCATTTGAGTTTTTGAAATTAAATTATAAAAAACACGATGAGTTTATTTTTGTTAATTCTAAAAATGAAATTTTTTATGATGGCAGTTTTTTTGCTAAAAAGTTTAAAAAAATCGTAAGAAAAGCAGGAATTACAGGAAATAGGTTGTTTTACTGGACTAGGCATTCTTTTGCTTCTATCATGATAGAAGCAAAAATGAATATTAATTGGATAGCGAAAATGATGGGTCATTCTTCAGCAGCTATAACTTTAGAAAAATATAGTAGATATGTAGAAAGTAAAAATAATGATTTAGATAGCTTTGCTAAGAAAATATTAGTTTCTTAG
- a CDS encoding helix-turn-helix domain-containing protein — MSNLNVAMVPAFIRYSKDLSPMEKLIWIELSVNMNEHGYCKASLNDFAKVFYVSKNTISRAINKLKKLDLIDIEENSGKKRKFLIKRFNKHNLTSEGFNSSKSHDEDLKSDILPKKLDEKLWKEWLMHHKCKTKKDYTKIALKRLATRMQKFFDEGVDVNDLIKKVIENNWTGFLFLKQENKTNEDLIKLIKNHGFYLSDVIKAPKRKLKVGNEFIEAFCENGKWKLRRLNE, encoded by the coding sequence ATGAGCAATTTAAATGTGGCAATGGTGCCAGCTTTTATAAGATATTCAAAAGATTTAAGTCCTATGGAAAAACTTATTTGGATTGAACTAAGTGTTAATATGAATGAACATGGATACTGCAAAGCTAGTCTTAATGACTTTGCAAAAGTATTTTATGTTAGCAAAAACACTATTTCAAGAGCCATTAATAAGCTTAAAAAATTGGACTTAATCGATATTGAAGAAAACTCGGGAAAAAAAAGAAAATTTTTAATTAAGAGGTTTAATAAGCATAATTTAACCTCTGAAGGTTTTAATTCATCTAAGAGTCATGATGAAGATTTAAAAAGCGATATTTTGCCTAAAAAGCTTGACGAAAAATTGTGGAAAGAATGGCTGATGCATCATAAGTGCAAGACTAAAAAAGACTACACAAAAATAGCTTTAAAAAGACTTGCAACAAGAATGCAAAAATTTTTTGATGAAGGAGTTGATGTTAATGATTTGATTAAAAAGGTCATAGAAAACAATTGGACGGGATTTTTGTTTTTAAAACAAGAAAATAAAACAAACGAAGATCTTATTAAATTAATCAAAAATCATGGATTTTATCTTAGTGATGTTATTAAAGCCCCTAAACGCAAATTAAAAGTTGGGAATGAATTTATAGAAGCTTTTTGTGAAAATGGAAAGTGGAAACTTAGGAGATTAAATGAGTAA
- a CDS encoding autotransporter outer membrane beta-barrel domain-containing protein yields MKVLIVVFINTFINTGLISGVRTFRDITYLINTGTIKSTTTDENYAAIDIRSPNATPVNVQNLIDTGSLDSQSQGILIETRSSITNLYNNGTIKAQKDGITFISEGKTNNNNNIKIENIILGKNSDIQATKNAINVDVIGDFSTQTSVSIGLINIQEGAKVSGGQAGIKIGQSQEVKNSNGTGKDNTVGQIIVAGEVKGGSEGGIVNEGTIKADANGKSRKRRSLDESQQSDEESKAAILIKESGQITSTSGKAGIINKDKGKIEGNIISKSSNTISLENQGSVTGNISNSGTGNLMIENKNNGSNSATISGSIMNTNSGNVILDNSATITQGITNQGTGNLMITNQSGASIENISNESSGDVMLNNTGSITKGITNSGNGNLNLTNQENATISGGITNSGSGTLMLNNFGSIGTNTDGYNISNEGSGSVNITSWTIRTGSNNKLQTLTVGGKSANSVMVGNLIVDQGNLNMDELNDIKNLVKGVSLNNIKKIKTNGGGEMILNYDALSGKISTDFNLNASIIGASFRSLNASSIKRNAFVDGLMNNMNLSLTFNPNHFNLNTNLTFNEDNLYASINDYIQSDIQTYTHDNIKEHALVILPYFSSQSVELSLNEKSKGHIKGNILAYSTLKESGTYSFYAGYEDTKMNSYYFDVKNRTYYTGIKYFNTLFYTDNNQEVYIKAQAKAAFIKNEFLKKIANNEASANPNAYTYGGGIDLGMNFILGSHMLTPQIGLGYEGSYMQAYSIKDIKGRASVQKGERIYKNINNLFSTKASFAYFKDWLPYLKTSIELGAKLYMNTTIHTKARFGTIKVEDEINLARIQRFANASLILPLNQSFIMSMNYNAQNSKDATTHTAYAQFSYLW; encoded by the coding sequence TTGAAAGTTTTAATCGTAGTATTTATTAATACTTTTATTAATACAGGTTTAATATCAGGTGTAAGAACATTTCGAGATATAACATACCTTATTAACACAGGTACTATAAAATCAACTACAACAGATGAAAATTATGCAGCCATTGATATACGTAGTCCAAATGCTACCCCAGTAAATGTACAAAACCTTATCGATACAGGCTCTCTTGACTCACAATCTCAAGGTATACTCATAGAAACAAGAAGTAGCATAACTAATCTTTACAATAATGGAACTATAAAAGCACAAAAAGATGGCATTACTTTTATTTCAGAAGGTAAAACCAATAACAATAACAACATAAAAATAGAAAATATCATTCTAGGAAAAAATAGTGACATACAAGCGACTAAAAATGCCATAAATGTAGATGTAATAGGTGATTTTTCTACGCAAACTTCTGTCTCTATAGGCTTAATAAACATCCAAGAAGGTGCCAAGGTTTCTGGAGGTCAAGCAGGGATAAAAATAGGACAAAGTCAAGAAGTTAAGAATAGCAATGGTACTGGCAAAGACAATACCGTAGGTCAAATCATAGTAGCTGGAGAAGTTAAAGGAGGAAGTGAAGGTGGTATAGTCAACGAAGGCACCATAAAAGCTGATGCTAATGGTAAAAGCAGAAAACGCCGCTCCCTTGATGAAAGCCAACAAAGTGATGAAGAAAGCAAAGCAGCTATTCTTATAAAAGAATCAGGACAAATCACTTCAACTAGTGGTAAAGCTGGCATAATAAACAAAGATAAAGGAAAAATAGAAGGTAATATCATAAGCAAAAGTTCAAATACCATTAGCCTAGAAAACCAAGGTAGTGTAACAGGAAATATATCTAACTCTGGAACAGGTAATTTAATGATAGAAAATAAAAACAATGGTAGCAATAGTGCCACCATCTCAGGTTCTATCATGAATACAAACTCAGGTAATGTAATACTTGATAATAGTGCTACTATAACTCAAGGCATCACAAATCAAGGAACAGGTAATTTAATGATAACTAACCAAAGTGGTGCTAGCATTGAAAATATTAGCAATGAAAGCTCAGGCGATGTAATGCTTAACAACACTGGTTCTATAACAAAAGGTATAACAAACTCTGGTAATGGTAATCTAAACCTAACCAACCAAGAAAATGCCACCATAAGTGGAGGTATAACAAACTCTGGCTCAGGCACCCTAATGCTTAATAACTTTGGCTCTATAGGAACAAATACTGATGGCTATAACATAAGCAATGAAGGAAGTGGTAGTGTTAATATCACTTCTTGGACTATACGTACAGGAAGTAATAATAAACTCCAAACCCTTACAGTAGGAGGAAAAAGTGCTAATTCTGTTATGGTTGGAAACCTTATAGTTGATCAAGGTAATCTTAATATGGATGAACTTAATGATATTAAAAATCTTGTTAAGGGAGTAAGTTTAAATAATATAAAAAAAATAAAAACTAATGGTGGTGGAGAAATGATATTAAACTATGATGCTTTAAGTGGAAAAATCTCTACAGACTTTAATCTTAATGCTTCTATTATAGGAGCAAGCTTTAGATCTTTAAATGCTTCTAGCATTAAAAGAAATGCTTTTGTAGATGGCTTAATGAATAATATGAATTTAAGTTTAACTTTTAATCCTAATCATTTTAATCTTAATACTAATCTTACTTTTAATGAAGATAATTTATATGCTAGTATTAATGATTATATACAAAGTGATATACAAACTTATACTCATGATAATATTAAAGAACATGCCTTAGTTATACTACCTTATTTTTCTTCTCAAAGTGTAGAACTTTCTTTAAATGAAAAAAGTAAAGGACATATTAAAGGTAATATACTTGCTTATTCTACCTTAAAAGAAAGTGGAACTTATAGTTTTTATGCAGGTTATGAAGATACTAAGATGAACTCTTATTATTTTGATGTAAAAAACCGTACTTATTATACAGGTATAAAATATTTTAATACCTTATTTTATACAGACAATAATCAAGAAGTCTATATTAAAGCTCAAGCTAAAGCAGCTTTTATTAAAAATGAGTTCTTAAAGAAAATAGCCAATAATGAAGCTAGTGCTAATCCTAATGCTTATACTTATGGAGGAGGTATAGATTTAGGAATGAATTTTATCTTAGGATCTCATATGCTTACTCCTCAAATAGGTTTAGGTTATGAAGGATCTTATATGCAAGCTTATAGTATAAAAGATATTAAAGGTAGGGCTAGTGTACAAAAAGGAGAAAGAATATATAAAAATATCAATAATCTTTTTTCTACTAAGGCTAGCTTTGCTTATTTTAAAGACTGGTTACCTTATTTAAAGACTTCTATAGAATTAGGAGCTAAACTTTATATGAATACTACTATACATACTAAAGCACGCTTTGGTACTATTAAAGTAGAAGATGAAATAAACTTAGCAAGAATACAAAGATTTGCAAATGCTTCTTTAATACTGCCTTTAAATCAAAGCTTTATTATGAGTATGAATTATAATGCTCAAAATAGTAAAGATGCTACTACTCATACTGCTTATGCTCAATTTAGTTATTTGTGGTAG
- a CDS encoding type II secretion system F family protein, whose amino-acid sequence MKFYEIEFLKNNHSYKQIIRAKNLNSAQAKALSRNWKIIHIQEFQKFHFVRLKGENFIFFFKELALLCEAGLSVQEGIKQIYLARSCKIIKRVLDNLILAQNLNQAFKNAYFGLNSAELALIHMAENTGKISEVFRQIASLRQKSMENKKQIKKALRYPILVFLSTIGAFLFLMLFVMPNFKDWFESLDVELPLITHIMLQSYNFLKIYGVVFLAFFIFLFFTILLCYKYFDSFALYCDFLFLKLPLFSRLILYNQNHYFFIVFSLLLKSGISISKAFYLASSGLGNRFLMLKYQKILVLLDGGFELSQAFKQMYIVDSLVFSMLNIAMKSAKLELLSEEIAKYYEQKSQNIMEQFLVLLEPVMTLFVAFLVLFLALGIFLPMWELSAKMHF is encoded by the coding sequence ATGAAATTTTATGAGATAGAATTTCTTAAAAATAATCACTCCTATAAACAAATCATAAGGGCTAAAAATTTAAATAGTGCTCAAGCAAAAGCCTTGTCTAGGAATTGGAAAATCATACATATTCAAGAATTTCAAAAGTTTCATTTTGTAAGATTAAAAGGTGAAAATTTTATATTCTTTTTTAAGGAATTGGCTTTATTGTGTGAAGCTGGTTTAAGTGTTCAAGAGGGTATTAAACAAATATATCTTGCGCGTTCTTGTAAAATTATAAAAAGGGTATTAGATAATTTAATTTTAGCACAAAATTTAAATCAAGCTTTTAAAAATGCTTATTTTGGACTAAACTCAGCAGAATTAGCTTTAATCCATATGGCTGAAAATACAGGAAAAATAAGTGAAGTTTTTAGACAAATTGCTAGTCTTAGGCAAAAAAGTATGGAGAATAAAAAACAAATTAAAAAAGCTTTAAGATATCCTATTTTAGTTTTTTTAAGTACCATTGGGGCATTTTTATTTTTAATGCTTTTTGTGATGCCAAATTTTAAAGATTGGTTTGAAAGTTTGGATGTGGAATTGCCACTTATTACGCATATCATGCTACAAAGTTATAATTTTTTAAAAATTTATGGAGTAGTGTTTCTTGCATTTTTTATTTTTTTATTTTTTACAATACTATTGTGTTATAAATATTTTGATTCTTTTGCATTGTATTGCGATTTTTTATTTTTAAAACTACCTTTATTTTCTCGTTTGATTTTATATAATCAAAACCATTATTTTTTTATCGTTTTTTCTCTACTTTTAAAGAGTGGAATTTCCATTTCCAAAGCTTTTTATCTAGCTAGTTCAGGGCTTGGAAATAGGTTTTTGATGTTAAAATATCAAAAAATTTTAGTTTTATTAGATGGTGGTTTTGAATTAAGTCAAGCTTTTAAACAAATGTATATTGTGGATTCTTTGGTCTTTTCTATGCTTAATATTGCCATGAAAAGTGCTAAATTAGAGCTTTTAAGCGAAGAAATTGCTAAGTATTATGAGCAAAAAAGTCAAAATATCATGGAGCAATTTTTAGTTTTATTAGAACCTGTAATGACTTTATTTGTAGCTTTTTTGGTTTTATTTTTAGCTTTGGGCATATTTTTGCCTATGTGGGAGCTTAGTGCTAAAATGCATTTTTAA
- a CDS encoding GspE/PulE family protein, with translation MEAIFQAYINDNMSLDQICKQCSCSVDEFFQKLAHFYKIDFIDLDQYDHFIYENMPFSLFEKFRFLLIENANGFLIVRSKPCSLELLEQVKNFVFCENMSMVIANELKITKILNQIRIQEKMSKLSTKLRLEWQEKEKKDDQSCISQIFDFLLNEILPFNASDMHIEARADDALIRFRVDGILHQLLECQKDVYEALVFYIKFLACLNLAESRKAQDGSFTLDFKNEKYDFRVSCLPLIYGESIVIRILKHNKAILELNKLNLGDKNLQIVKNTLKRSHGMILLTGPTGSGKSTTLYACLNALKSIEKKIISVEDPIEYKMPLVQQILLNSKAGVEFNNILRAILRQDPDIIMIGEIRDEESLDIALKASLTGHLLLSTLHTNDAFSTIDRLLDMKAKAYLIASALSLIIAQRLVRKLCPWCKQESQKSYAEFQGDFFEAKGCEYCHYSGFYGRELIAECLSIDEELSCAIRENKDKKTLIELAKKQGFTSMFEQGLQKAKEGITSIDELFRLVR, from the coding sequence ATGGAAGCAATTTTTCAAGCTTATATTAATGATAACATGAGTCTTGATCAAATTTGTAAGCAATGCTCTTGTAGTGTGGATGAATTTTTTCAAAAATTAGCCCATTTTTATAAGATTGATTTTATAGATTTAGATCAGTATGATCATTTTATTTATGAGAATATGCCCTTTTCTTTATTTGAAAAATTTAGATTTTTACTGATTGAAAATGCGAATGGGTTTTTAATCGTTAGGTCTAAACCTTGTTCTTTAGAACTCTTAGAACAAGTTAAAAATTTTGTATTTTGTGAAAATATGAGTATGGTTATTGCCAATGAGTTAAAAATTACTAAAATTTTAAATCAAATTCGTATACAAGAAAAAATGAGTAAATTAAGCACTAAACTCAGGCTTGAGTGGCAAGAAAAAGAAAAAAAAGATGATCAAAGTTGCATTAGTCAAATTTTTGATTTTTTACTCAATGAAATTTTACCTTTTAATGCTAGCGATATGCATATAGAAGCAAGAGCTGATGATGCTTTAATTAGATTTAGGGTTGATGGTATTTTGCATCAATTGCTTGAGTGTCAAAAAGATGTTTATGAGGCTTTAGTTTTTTATATCAAATTTTTAGCTTGTTTAAATTTAGCCGAATCAAGAAAGGCACAAGATGGGAGTTTTACATTAGATTTTAAAAATGAAAAATATGATTTTCGTGTTTCATGCTTGCCTTTGATTTATGGAGAGAGTATTGTAATAAGAATTTTAAAACACAATAAAGCAATTTTAGAATTAAACAAATTGAATTTGGGAGATAAGAATTTACAAATTGTCAAAAATACCCTAAAACGTTCCCATGGAATGATTTTATTAACAGGTCCTACAGGAAGTGGTAAAAGTACAACCTTATATGCTTGTTTAAATGCATTAAAAAGTATAGAGAAAAAAATTATTTCCGTAGAAGATCCTATAGAGTATAAAATGCCTTTAGTCCAACAAATTTTGCTTAATTCTAAAGCCGGGGTTGAATTTAATAATATCTTAAGAGCAATTTTAAGACAGGATCCAGATATCATTATGATAGGGGAAATTCGTGACGAAGAAAGTCTTGATATAGCTTTAAAAGCATCTTTAACAGGACATTTACTTTTAAGTACCTTGCATACTAATGATGCTTTTTCTACTATTGATAGGCTTTTGGATATGAAGGCAAAAGCTTATTTAATAGCTTCAGCCTTAAGTCTTATCATAGCCCAACGTTTAGTTAGAAAACTTTGTCCTTGGTGCAAGCAAGAAAGTCAAAAATCTTATGCAGAATTTCAAGGAGATTTTTTTGAGGCTAAAGGATGTGAGTATTGTCATTATAGTGGATTTTATGGGAGAGAATTGATTGCTGAGTGTTTAAGCATTGATGAAGAACTATCTTGTGCTATAAGGGAAAATAAGGATAAAAAAACCCTAATCGAACTTGCTAAAAAACAAGGTTTTACAAGTATGTTTGAACAAGGTTTGCAAAAAGCTAAAGAAGGTATTACTAGTATAGATGAACTTTTTAGGCTTGTAAGATGA
- a CDS encoding transformation system protein produces MQERIDELEARYKYFLLKKYLKYLFFVILFFIIGLSFFVFLQKYKQQKNIYLKALEYKINLEQKLAKAQILQEKNKIAKERLKPQILKTEEENTKKIEINSRNLNISHLRKSFYENPSYEKALNLANKYFDIKAYKKSIFWALKANELNKEKQDSWLVFAKAKRALGEEKEAQSVLDAYVNYYGFMEFNAR; encoded by the coding sequence ATGCAAGAAAGAATTGATGAGCTAGAGGCTAGGTATAAATATTTTTTGCTTAAAAAATATTTAAAATATTTATTTTTTGTGATTTTATTTTTTATAATAGGGTTGAGTTTTTTTGTGTTTTTGCAAAAATATAAGCAGCAAAAAAATATTTATCTAAAAGCACTAGAATATAAAATCAATTTAGAGCAAAAGCTTGCTAAGGCGCAAATTTTGCAAGAAAAAAATAAAATTGCTAAAGAAAGATTAAAGCCACAAATATTAAAAACAGAAGAAGAAAATACGAAAAAGATAGAAATTAATTCACGAAATTTAAATATTTCGCATTTGCGTAAATCTTTTTATGAAAATCCAAGTTATGAAAAGGCTTTGAATTTGGCAAATAAATATTTTGATATTAAAGCTTATAAAAAGTCAATATTTTGGGCTTTAAAAGCCAATGAATTAAATAAAGAAAAACAAGATTCTTGGTTGGTTTTTGCAAAAGCTAAAAGGGCTTTGGGAGAAGAAAAAGAAGCTCAAAGTGTTTTAGATGCTTATGTGAATTATTATGGTTTTATGGAGTTTAATGCAAGATAA
- a CDS encoding ATP-binding protein — protein MNKIIPFREAIFHQMDKILSNNRALIFLWGKSGCGKSVLLQRLAKKYQIDFIHEMFKDEIFLKEKIEFLKHKGQKLIILDEVGKYNHDMLENIRIYSDTMSFVLASHKYLNLFKKEYFKSRLSASFELKKPDLKELDDYIKLKFGLSFSTSCLKILKKIAKGNLRYLDKTLKTFCEINIYFDKNKTQEYILKLSALENGLLR, from the coding sequence ATGAATAAGATCATTCCTTTTAGAGAAGCAATTTTTCATCAAATGGATAAGATTTTATCAAATAATAGGGCTTTGATTTTTTTATGGGGAAAAAGTGGGTGTGGAAAAAGTGTATTGTTGCAAAGATTAGCAAAAAAATATCAAATTGATTTTATTCATGAAATGTTTAAAGATGAGATTTTTTTAAAAGAAAAAATAGAGTTTTTAAAGCATAAAGGACAAAAATTAATTATTTTAGATGAAGTAGGAAAATATAACCACGATATGTTAGAAAATATTAGAATTTATAGTGATACTATGAGTTTTGTTTTAGCTTCACATAAGTATTTAAATCTTTTTAAAAAAGAATATTTTAAAAGTCGTTTAAGCGCATCTTTTGAACTTAAAAAACCTGATCTTAAAGAACTTGATGATTATATTAAATTAAAATTTGGGCTTAGTTTTTCAACATCATGTCTTAAAATTTTAAAAAAAATTGCTAAGGGGAATTTAAGATATTTAGATAAGACTTTAAAGACTTTTTGTGAGATTAATATTTATTTTGATAAAAATAAAACTCAAGAATATATTTTAAAACTTAGTGCTTTAGAAAACGGTTTATTAAGGTAG